The Bacteroidota bacterium region AAACATCCTCAGGGACCCTCTTGGCGGAAGATTCTTTGAGTATTATACGGAGGACCCTTTTCTGAATGCTGCAATTGCTGTAGCTCAGATAAAGGGTATTCAAAGTCAGGGCGTTGCTGCCTGTGCTAAACATTATGTTTGCAACAACAGGGAAAACAACAGAAATTTTTATATGTCCGTGCTTGATGACCGTACCTTGCATGAAATATATCTTCCGGCCTTTAAAGATGCAGTAAGGCAGGCGGATGTGGCTACGATAATGACTTCAGCAAACGGCGTAAATTATGAATTCGTCAGCGACAGCAGAAAACTGCTAACGGATATTTTAAAAAACAAATGGGGATTTAAAGGATTTGTAATGACAGACTG contains the following coding sequences:
- a CDS encoding glycoside hydrolase family 3 N-terminal domain-containing protein, with the translated sequence MIKKSISAIIILLFIILQTTYCWDEKSDSLKIEKVLSFMTLEEKVSLCSGGGSFFKGIKRLNIPNIGFTDGPRGPNAKAGTTAFPSGVLFGSTWNPELVEKAGKVMGEETRALGKSIILGPGLNILRDPLGGRFFEYYTEDPFLNAAIAVAQIKGIQSQGVAACAKHYVCNNRENNRNFYMSVLDDRTLHEIYLPAFKDAVRQADVATIMTSANGVNYEFVSDSRKLLTDILKNKWGFKGFVMTD